TTTTATAGGTTTTATCCAGTCCGTCAAAAATCGGAATACGCAAGGTTAGCCCCACCCCATAGGAACGAAACCATTGATTGGACGGACCGGAGTGGAACCAATGATAACCCTTATCCGTATATGCAGCATATCGCCAACTGCCTGTCAGACTAAGAGAAGGGATATATCCATTAGTAATGATCTTCTTTTGTCGTTCCGCCAGTTGCACTTGCGATTGTGAGAGTTGAAGTTCATAGATGTTTTCCGACAAGCCGGTCAGGGCTACCGTAGTAATGCTATCGGCATTTACCGGTGTCAGTGCGATTTCCTTTTCAGCCGGATAATCCATAATGTATTTCAGCATATTCAATTGCTGTTTCATCATGGCTTGTGCATTATCATATTGCACCTTCAGATTTTCCAAATTGATATTGACTCTTTTCAGATCGACTTCCATAGACATTCCGTTATCAAAGAAAGCCTGTGTAATATCTCTCAATTCTTCCAAACGAGTGATATTTGCTTTTATCAGCATGATTTGTTCAGCTGTGACCTGTCCGAGATAATACATCTTACTGATTTGAAGAATAACATCTTCCCTGGCTTTTCCATAAGACAGACGACTGATTTCTTCCATCACTTTAGCTATGGACATAGAAGTATAAAGAGTCTGATTGAAAAGCGGCATCTGCATTTCCAGCCCTGCATTAGCAGAATGTTGCAATGTTTTCGTTATATTATAGGGAACTCCGTAAGATGAACCGTCTGTGACTGACACCGGAGGATCAAAATTGTTATTATAACCGGCCATCGCATTAATTTGCGGCAACAGCTTCGAACGGTTTTCAGATACGCCATATTTACTTTTCTGTATTTCTTTACGTTTCCCTTCTAACGACAAGTTATTGTCAATACCAATACGGAGACAATCCTCTAATGTCAGAATCTCTACCTCCTGTGTGTTCCCGTTTAACACGAACAAGAAAAAAAAGGAAAAAATGAATAGTAGTCTTTTCATAACATAATGCTCTATTATTGGCTACAAATTTAGTAGCTTACAGCATAATAAGACTATCCACAAACTATTTGTTTATATTCATATTTTCCTTTTTCAACGAAGAAACAATAAACAACCACTCCCATAGATAAAAACGTAAATCCTCTTTTAATCTATCATCTGCATCTATCACCTATCACCACCTAAAACCTGTGATATGCTCATCGCAGAAAGAAGCGCCAACAAGAGGCTATTTCAGTTTCATACTTGGAAACTTTAGTTTCTATGGCTTGGCACTTTAGTTTCCTCAGTGCGAAACTATAGTTTCTCTAGTGATGAAACTAAAGTTTCACAACTAGGAAACTAAGGTTTCTCACTGGGGAAACACTTGTTTCAAGCCTTGAAACGATTAGTTTCCCTATACGAAACGACTTGTCTCCCTACATACAACTTCTATTCATCCCAAGGCATAATAATATAAAGCCATAGGACGAAGAAAAGTCAGGCTGTTGATAGACAAATCTCCGTCCTTAGTCGATTTTATTTTTATCTATTCCAATATCTGCCTAGTTTTGAAGTATTAAAACCAATAAAAGCATAAGAAAGATGAGAAAAGACATGAAACTGATAGGATTGATAGCCTGCTTACTGTGTTGCGCAGGTTTTGCCAATGCACAAGAAGCCAATAAAACGCAAGAAAGGCGGCAACAAGAAAAGCGTCTTCCACGCGAAGTTCTGAATCCGGAAAAGGTAGCAACCCAGATGACAGACCAAATGAACAAGTCACTTCAACTGACAGATAAACAATATAAAAAAATATATAAGTTAAACTTGAAAGAGCAGAAAGCATTCTTCAAGGCTATGCAAAATTCGGGTGACCAACGTCCGCCAATGGGAGAAGGGCCTGGCATGCGGGGAGGACGTCCGCCAATGGGCGGAGGTCAACCACCCATGATGGGAGAAAGTGGTTTCCCAGGCAGAATGGGAGGCGGTCCGATGATGCGCAGAGATACCAATTCTGCCGACTCACTAAAGAAAGCCGCAGAAGCCAAAGAGAAGAAAATAAAAAAGATTCTAACAAAAGAGCAGTATGAGAAATGGCAGGCTGAACAAAGTGCCGCGCGAAAAAAAGCTTCTCAAAGAAGAATGCATAAAGAGATTCATTCCGACGAAAACCCGGATTTTGAACAGAAAAGTCTATAAATATCACACTTTATATGTTTCTATGAACAGCGTTTGTTTTTCATAATTTTTTAGTGAATGCAAAGTAACGGCTCTCTTCGTGATGAAGAGAGCCGCCCTTATTTAATAACCTTATGATATATACAATAGGTTTATATGCTATTTCATTCAAGACTTCTTCACTATCCTGTTCCGCTGCATCCATGCAAGGACCATAACCCCGATCAGCAACAAAGCCAGCGCTGCATAAGCAATACTTTCTGTAACCTGTATGCTTTGCGGATCAAACCACATTTCGATGGTATGTTCCCCTGCCGGTACATTTATCGCACGTAAGATATAATCTGCACGGGCAATATCAACGGGCTGACCGTCAATAGTCGCCTGCCATCCCGGATAATATATTTCGGAGAAAACAACAACTCCATCTTTAGGAGTGGAAGCTTTATAAACCAGACGATTCGGCTCGTAACTAGTCAATCGGATGGTAGATAGAGAATCTTTATATCCTTCTGTCACACCTTTCAATTGTTCTTTAAACTTCACATCCACTACGGCTGTTTCCGTTGGAAGAATATCATTCAAAGCATCAATTTCTTCATTTGCATTATTTACATACTGCACCTTATCAACAAACCACGCATTACCATATGCATAAGGATTTACCACAGGAACAGCCTGCCCCTGCTCTCCGGCAGGGAAAATGAAGTATTTTGTATTCAGCATATTCAGTACACGGAATTTGGAAGCGTCTACACTGTCCATCTGTCCACCGGCAGTAGCCACCGCCTGATAGGTCTCCTGCATTTCGGGCACGATATGATGATCTATCATTTCCTGATAGCGACGGAGCTTCGCTGCATGATAGCCACCGACACTTTTATGCCAGTATGCTGTATTGTTTTCATTAAACGTATTACCGGGAAAGCCTATAAAGTTCAACACACGATAATTTAAAGTAGTATCCTGAAGGATCATCTCATCCGCCTGTGTTTTAACAAACGCTTCCGTCTGCTTGGATTTTGGCACAAACTGTTCGTCGTTCAAATAGCGTTTATTGACACTCCACATATCTACCAAACACAAAAGCGCAATGCCGGCCAGTGTGAAAGAAGCTTTCAACTTCCGCCGTTGATAGAGGAATAAAAGCACACAACCTATCACGATAATCAAGAAGCTACGCCATGCATCCGAAGCGATAATAGCTTCACGCATTTCAGTCAGGTTTGTCACAAACGGAGTCAAATGTTCGGCTGGAAGTGCTTGTTTCAAAGCAGCCATCTCTTGTGTCGTAATAAAACTGGAGAAAAAAGTACCCGGAGCAACGGCTAAAATCAACGCAACACCGGCAGTCAGTACCAAAGTGGCAATCACCCCTCCGCGGTTCTCTTTCAACTTCAGAGTATCCGGTTTGCTCAAAATCTCTTTCAAGGCAAAAATCGCCAACAAAGGAATGGTAAATTCAGCAATCACCAAGATGGAAGATACGGCACGGAACTTATTGTACATCGGGACGTAATCAATAAAGAAGTCCGTCAATCCCATGAAATTCTTTCCCCATGAAAGCAGAATCGAGAAGATAGTAGCTCCCAGCAATGCCCATTTCAGAGGACCTTTCACAATGAAACAGCCCAATACGAACAGGAACATCACAAATGCCCCGACATATACAGGACCGGCTGTCCACGGTTGCTCACCGAAATATTGCGGCAACTGCGAATAAATACCGCTATACATTGGATTGGCCTTTGCCATAGCAACTTCGCTTTGCGACATCGTAGACCCCGATCCTCCTCCTTTTACGTTCGGAACCAGCAACGTCAATGTCTCGCCGATACCATAACTCCAGTTGGTTATGTAGTCACGGTCCAACCCGCTACTTGTCTGGCTGGCCGCAGCGCCCTCCTGCTTCAATTCGCTCTTGCCGCGCATCGTCTCCTTACTATATTCATAAGTATGATACAGATTGGAGATATTGATGCAAACTCCTACCACGGCAGCCAATGCCAAAATTGCGCTGGCCTTGAAGAAATGGGGCAGTTCTTTCTTTTTATAAGCATCTTCAAAGTACGCTCCCACGAAAAACAGGATCACAAACATGAAATAATAGCTCATCTGAATGTGATTCGACTGAATCTGAAGGGCGATAAACAGCGCCGTAATAATTCCGCCCAACAAGTATTTCTTCCGGTAAGCCAGAACGACACCCGCAATCGTAGGTGGAATATAAGCCAACGTCACAAACTTCCAAATGTGCCCTGCCGGTATCAGAATGAAGAAATAGGAAGAAAATGCCCACATCACTCCGCCCAATCCTGCCAGCCAGGCCGATATACCAAAGGCCCGCAAGAGAATATAGAATCCCAGCATCATAATAAAAGTCAGCACTACATAATCCGGGAGAAAGAGGCGATAAACCTTCTCCACCCCTTTCAGGGATGTTGTCGAGTCGTAACTCGGAGACATCTGATAGGTAGGCATACCTCCAAAAATCGAATTCGTCCAGCGCGTACGTTCTCCGGTACGTTCGAGATACTCTTTCGATTCTTGTCCCGCGCCGACTCCGGCAGCCGTGTCATGCTGAAACAAGATACGACCTTCAATATCAGCCGGAAAAAAATAGGCGAAAGAAAGAATGATAAAAGCCAGAATGGCTATTAAGTCGGGAAGAAACTTTTTCATTTACAATGACACGATTTACTATTTACGATTGAAGTTTGAATATAAAATAAATTACGATCTGACAATCTAACATTTACAATTGATAACGGTAGAATACCGATCTCCCACATTTATCAATCGTAAATAGAAAATCGTCAAATCGTAAATCTAATTAGTATCTATAATGATCTGCTTTATAAGGTCCGTCCACTGACACACCAATATAAGCTGCCTGTTCAGGAGTCAACTTAGTCAGTTTCACGCCGATCTTTTCAAGATGCAGGCGGGCAACTTCTTCGTCCAGATGCTTCGGCAAGCGATATACATTGATATCATATTTCTTGTTGAACAGCTCTATCTGCGCCAATGTCTGATTGGTGAATGAATTACTCATCACAAATGACGGATGGCCGGTTGCACATCCCAGATTTACCAAACGACCGTCAGCAAGCAGAATGATGCTGTGACCATCCGGGAAATAATAACGGTCTACTTGTGGTTTGATGTTCACACATTTGATGCCCGGATAATGTTTCAAGGCTTCCACCTGAATTTCATTATCGAAGTGACCGATGTTGCAAACGATAGACTGATCTTTCATTTTCTCCATGTGGTCGATACGGATAATATCGATATTACCTGTGGTAGTCACGAAAATGTTACCTTCCATGCAAGCTTCTTCCATAGTCACCACTTCAAAGCCTTCCATGGCAGCCTGCAATGCACAGATCGGGTCTACTTCCGTCACGAGTACCCGCGCTCCGTAAGAACGCATAGAATGAGAACAGCCTTTACCCACATCACCATAACCACATACTACCACCACTTTTCCGGCAATCATCACATCCGTTGCACGCTTGATACCGTCAGCCAGCGATTCGCGACAGCCATACAGATTGTCAAACTTAGATTTTGTGACCGAATCATTCACATTGAATGCCGGGAACAACAGCTTGCCTTCTTCCTGCATCTGATACAAACGATGTACGCCTGTCGTAGTTTCTTCAGACACACCACGCACTTCTTCCGCTACACGATGCCAGCGAGTACTGTCTTCCGCCAATACTTTCTTCAAGATTGCATTCAGTTCTATTTCGTCCTCTGCATGTACTTCTTTATCCAATACGGCAGCATTATTCTCCGCATCATAACCTACGTGAATCATCATCGTAGCGTCACCGCCATCATCTACAATCACATTCGGCCCTTTACCACCGGCAAAGTTCAATGCCTGCAATGTACACCACCAGTAATCAGCAAGAGTCTCCCCCTTCCATGCAAACACAGGCACACCCGCAGCAGCTATTGCAGCAGCAGCATGATCCTGCGTTGAATATATATTACAAGAGCACCAACGTACTTCAGCTCCTAAAGCCACTAATGTTTCAATCAGCACAGCCGTCTGAATGGTCATGTGCAACGATCCCATAATGCGGGCACCTTTTAACGGTTTGGATTCTCCATACTTTTCGCGAAGAGCCATCAGGCCGGGCATTTCTTTTTCTGCCAAATCGATTTCCTTGCGTCCGAAATCAGCAAGTGTAATATCTGCCACCTTATAGGGCAGAGTAGAGAATAATTCTGTAGACATATTGTAAATCATTTATATATAATTGGTGCAAAGATAGAACATTCTGATTAGTAGGGCAAAAGCTATCCGTTTTTTTTATGTTATAATAACTTGGGAGGCAATCCGCGTCTCAGAATATTGTCTTATATTTGCAACAGATGAAACAATTTCTACAACATTCTAATGAATAACAATAAATCTTCTATGAGACATTACGAGAGCAAAACGAAGGAGGAACTTTTAGAAATAATCGAACAATTAGAGGAGAAGATTGATTTTCTTTCCTCTCATTCTTCGCCTCCCTCCCAAAAACGTTTTCGCGATAAATATAGCACCCGGATATTGGATGCCCTCCCCGATATGCTCACCGTCTTCGACCATGATGCCAATATTATAGAGCTTGCTTCTTCACCAGCTACCAACCACGTAGAAGGTATCAATGCCAGTAATATCACCACCACTAACGTAAAAGATATCCTGCCGGAAGAAGCTTATGAAAGCGTCCGCAAGAATATGGATAAAGTGATCCTCACGGGAGAAAGCTCCACAGCCAGACATGACCTGATGTTGGACGGTGTTTTACATCACTACGAAAACCGCATCTTTCCTTTGGATAATGAATATCTGTTATGTATGTGCCGTGATATATCCCAACAATGGGAGGCAGAACAGACGAACGCGCAACAACAGAAAGAGCTGAAGGCCGCCAGAGTCAAGGCAGAAGAATCGGACCGGCTGAAATCTGCCTTTCTTGCAAACATGAGCCATGAAATACGCACTCCGCTCAATGCGATTGTCGGATTCTCCAAACTAATCACTAACGCAACATCTACGGAAGAGAAAAATCAATATGCGGAAATCATCGAACGCAATTCGGAAATGTTACTGAATCTATTCAACGATATTCTGGATCTGGCCTCACTGGAGGCCGACTCTTTAAAATTCAACATCCGTCCGATCAAGTTAACAGATATCTGTTTGCAACTGGAGCAACAGTTTTGCCACAAGACGCAAAACGGAGTCAAACTTATTTTAGATGATGTAGATGCGGACATGTATGCCTCCGGTGACTGGAATCGTATTATACAAATCATAAGTAACTTACTTAGTAACGCCACGAAGTTTACCCCCAAAGGAGAAATTCATTTCGGGTATCGGGAAAAAGAGGATTTTGTAGAGTTCTACGTGAAAGATAGCGGCATCGGTATTCCGGCAGAAAGAGTTGCCACTATTTTCCGCCGCTTTGGAAAGGTCAACGATTTTGTTCAGGGAACCGGGTTGGGACTGACTCTTTGCAGAATGTTAGTAGAAAAAATGGGAGGACGTATCTGGCTGCGCTCCCAGGAGGGGCAGGGAAGCAGGTTTTATTTCACTCTCCCTTTGATTCGCCAATGAATATGTCAGTTTGAGAATATAAATGACTGTATCCGAGGATGACACTTATATGACTATTTACAATTAGATACAGATAATACAGAAAACGCGGCCTGCCGATGACAAAGCCGCGTTTTCTGTATTATCTATATTTGAAAAATATTTCTTTATTTCTTAGCAGCCGGGGCACTAAGCATTTCTTTGTATTTCACCGGATCATTCAGTATTTTCATCGCTTCCTTCAAACCGTCATCATCCTTCAACTGCTGGATTATAGTACCACGTTGATAATAATAACGCTTGATGATTTCAGTAGCAATCATTTTCTTTATGTCAGTAGAGAAATAATCCAAGTCACGGTCGAGATTATGATTCAACTTCTTCTCTAGTGCTTTAAACTCCTCTGAAGCGTCATCCATATATCCTTCAAACTCGGCAGCTTCTTTCAACGTTTTCAGAATTTTCTCGCTCTGTTGGTCATACTTGAAGTCAGCTTTCTTCACCAATGCTTTAAAATCGTTATAATCAGCATCTGTCACCTCAAACTTCTCCGGAGCAACGATAGTGGGATGTTTCAAACAATACTGCGTTGCATAATCGAAAATCAGATTATCACGTACCAGATAGAATAGGATGTTCGGTAATTTCTCTTGTTTGATCGTAATATCCGGCATTACACCACCTCCGTCACGAACCTCACGTCCGGCAGCTGTATAGAATACCTTAGTTAAACTGTCGGGAATAGTGCCGACACTTCCGTCTTCATTGCGATGCTTGTAATCAATAGCCTGCACGCAACGGCCGCTCGGAATATAATATTTGGAGGTAGTCACTTTCATCGTTCCGCCATAAGGCAAAGAACGGGGAACCTGTACCAGTCCTTTTCCAAAAGTACGGTTACCAACGATAACAGCACGGTCGAGATCCTGCAAAGAACCTGATAAGATTTCAGAAGCAGAAGCCGTTCCGCTATTTACCAGTACGGCAATCGGAATATCCAAATCCAACGGTTCACGCAACGTTTTATAAGTGTTACTGGCCTGTTTGATTTTTCCTTTGGTCGTCACAATCACTTTTCCACGCGGCAAGAAATAATTCGCAATTTCTACTGCTTCATCCAGCAATCCACCGCCATTACTACGAAGGTCTATCACCAATGAAGTGGCTCCCTGTTTCTTCAAATCCAGCAGTGCTTTCTTAAATTCTTTGGAAGGGTTACCGGAAAAAGTACTAAGGCTGATGTAACCTATATTATTATCCAGTACGGCAGTATAAGGTATTGCCGGATTCTGAATAGACTCACGCACAATTGTGAACTCCATCGGTGTACGTCCGCCTTTCACATTCGGACGTTCAATCTTCAACTTAAAGCTGGTACCCGCCTGTCCGCGCAACATCTGACTGACTTCTGCATTATTCTTACCGGCAAGGTCTTTTCCGTCAATCTCCATCAGGATATCTCCCGCTTTCAGGCCGGCTTTTGCAGCTGGCGTTCCCTCGAAAGGTTCAGAAATCATCGAACGCTTTAGTTTTGTATTATAAGCAATGTAAGAACCTATACCACCAAATGATCCTTTAATCATCTGCTCCAACTCACTCTGGTCTTCTTCCGGATAATATTCCGTATAAGGGTCCAAGGTGTAAAGCATATTATCGATTCCTTCCCGAATCGTTTTATTCGGATCGATGGTATCTACATAGAACATATCCAGTTCTTTCACAATCGCGTTAAATATATCCAGATTCTTTGCAATCTGGAAATTACGGTCGTCTCCGCTCTTGAAACTAAAGAAAGCAACTGTGGCTATCACCGCTACTGCAACAATAGCTATTCGCCCGTTCAGCAATTTTTTCATACCTCTTTTTAATCTAAATGAGTCGTAAAAGTAGCTTAATCCTTTGTTATTCTGCCAGAATCCTGTTAATATTTAACTTAATTTCATCCCAGCGTTCCTGTGGGATCGTTGTTCCGATTACCTGAATAACATTTCCCGAGAGAATAGAACCTATTTTTGCACATTTATCTAACGAGTATCCACAGGTCAATCCATATAAGAATCCGGACGCAAAATAGTCACCTGCACCGGTAGTATCCACCACTTTCTGAACCGGAATGGCCGAAACCTTTATTTCTTCTGTCCCTTTGCGGATATAAGAACCATTTGCCCCGACTTTTACAATAGCAATACTGCATTTCTTGGCAATCACTCTCAAAGCTTCCTCCGGCTCCTTACCGGTAAAGGCTTTTGCTTCTTCTTCGTTCGCAAAGACAATGTCGACATATTTGTTTATTAATAAAGAGAAGAACTCCAGATCATTGGCCACAATATTATAACTAGCCATATCGAGACAAATCTGCAAACCTGCTTCTTTTGCCAGTTCAATGGCATGAAGAATCATTTCATGATCCTGAACGAGGTAGCCCTCTATAAACAGGTATGCGTAACCTTTAAACATATCCAGCGTCAGTTCTTCCGCCCTCAAAGAAGCGGCTGCTCCCAAATAGGTTCCAAAAGTGCGCTCTCCATCCGGCGAGATAAAAGTGGATGCCACACCGGAAGGTAGCCGGTCCGAGGTCAATAATTTGTCTTCAATCTTATTTTTCTGCAGATTTTCACGAAAAAAATCTCCATAATGATCATTTCCTACTTTTCCTATAAACCCGGTTGCGGCTCCCAAACAAGCCAGGCCAAGTATGGCATTTCCTGCCGATCCACCTGTCGCCAAATGGGTTTTCATCTGTGAGAATTTTGCGTTAATCTGCTGTAACTTAGCATCATCGATAAGTTGCATGCTTCCTTTGGGTAAACCCATTTCATTCAAGAGAGCATCATCCTTTAGGGTTGCAAGTACGTCTACCAAGGCGTTGCCTAATCCTATTATTTTGTCCATTACTAATATTTTTTTTGCAAAGATATTGCATATTTCAAAAAAACCTAGTACTTTTGCATCGCAATTGAGAAAAACATTCTTCCTTAGCTCAGTCGGTTAGAGCATCTGACTGTTAATCAGAGGGTCCTTGGTTCAAGTCCAAGAGGAAGAGCAAAGTTGAAAATCTTGATTGCAAACATTCTTCCTTAGCTCAGTCGGTTAGAGCATCTGACTGTTAATCAGAGGGTCCTTGGTTCAAGTCCAAGAGGAAGAGCAAAAAAAGAGGTAAATCGGAAGATTTATCTCTTTTTTATTTTTCTGATCCAATGTTTTTCGGATTATATCGGAATTCTGGGATCATGAATCATATTGAAAGCCTCTTTATTATTTATTCATTGCCTTCATATTTATTCCACCGTTGCCAACGTCAATATACTAATCCGTATATCTTCCACATCTACCAGACAGGAAGCACATGCCAGAGTGGTAGAACCGGTGGTCAACACATCGTCAACTATCAGTATGTGTTTCCCTGCAAGTGTTTCAGGATGTTGAAGTTCGAAGATACCTTCCACATTATCACGACGTTCAAATACCGATTTACGCGTTTGCGTTTCCGTATTTTTCTTACGCAATATAGAATCTGTATCAATAGGGATTCCTGTTACAGCAGCAATACCACGGGCAATCCACTCACTCTGATTATAACCACGGATTTGCTGTTTTTTCTTATGAAGCGGTATGGGGATTATCACATCAATTCCCTGAAAAAAATTGGAAGACAAAAGTTCGGCAGCCATATACCGCCCCATAATCGCGCCTATTTCCTTTTGTCCGCCATATTTCAACCGATGAAGAATCAAGCGGAAGTCACTTCCTTTCTCATAAAAGAAAAAAGATGTAGCCCGTTCCAAAGGAATTTGTCCCCAGAAGAGCCGTTCTACCGGATTATCTTTCCGAAGATGATAATTAGTACGGGGTAGATTGATATTACATACTGTACAGATACATTCTTCACCCTTTGCTAACGGTCGGCCGCAAACAACGCAGCAACGAGGAAATAGCAAAGACAAGAATGAACTAAGCCAGTCTTTTATAAGAAGTGTGTGTTTCATAATAATAGAGATTTTAAGGTTGCAATGGCACTTACATATTCAACGGAGGAACTTCTGACAGGAGTTTCTGAAAGAAAGGATGAAGATCTCCGTTCGTTGCAATAATATGATGTCCTTCTATGAAATGATCTTCGCCATAAAAGTCAGTAACCTTTCCTCCCGCCTCCTGAACAATCAGTGCCGCTGCAGAATAATCCCATTTTCCGAGAAATGCTTCCATCCATGCATCAAAACGCCCAATAGCCACATAGCAGATTGCGGCAGCGGCCGAGCCATTCATGCGCATACCTCCCACTACCCCATAAAGTTGATCGACAAGATGAAGAGCAGTCTGTTTATATTGCAGATGATTATAAGGTAATTCTGTAATGACAAATGCATCTTTGATGTCCTCAACGTTCGACACATGAATTTCTTCGCCATTCATAAAAGCTTTTCCGCCTTTCCAGGCATAGAAGCATTCATTCCGGCAAACTTCATAAACGACCCCCAAAAGAAGTTCGGTACGGTTACGTAAGGCGATGGACACACAATAAGGAGCCTCATCATGAATATAATTCGTGGTTCCATCCAAGGGGTCAATCACCCAGCAGTAGGGTTCATCCTGATAAGTAGCAGAGCCTTCTTCTGTGATGAATCCCGCTTCAGGCAGTAAAGCAGTAAGAGCTTTCACCACTCGCACTTCAGATTCTTTATCCACATAAGACACATAATCATGCGCATGTTTTTCTACCACACGTTCACGACGGAAGTTTTTTCGTTCTTCTTTCAAAAAATGTCCAACCTCTGTAGCAATCCGGCATACATCAGCTGTAAGTTGTTTTAAATCTAACATTCTATCTTTCGTAATTTAGGCAATCTACAAATCAATGCCAAAATTATTACTTTTTTTGATAGAAGTCAGAGTTTTCCCGGAAAAAGATAAGTAATTCCGTAGTATACTCCATTAAATTACTTTTGCACAGAAAATCTATATTCCGTAACGGAATAATATTTCTCATGAGGACGCAACACACAGGATGGAAATTCAGGATGATGTGGCGTGTCCGGATGATGGATGGTTTCCAATATCAGGCCACCATATTTCTGTTGTGGACCACCTTTGGCCACAATCTTTTCTGAAAGCCCGATACCGGTATAGATCAACAAGCCGGGCTCTGTAGTGTAAGTTTCTAATTGACGGCCACTTTGAGGTTCCGTGACAGTTGCAGCATAATGTAAATCTCCGTTATAATCACGAAGTATCCAATTGGCCGAATAGCCACCCATAAGTTTCATGTGTTCATTAGGAAAGTCGGCACGTTCTGCAAAACTGTGAGGAATACGAAAATCCAAAGGCCCTCCTATTACCGGTTCAACCGAAGCCGGCACATACCACGGAGTGTTTACCGTGACTGAATCCGCATTGATTTGTACGATATGACTTAAAACTGAACCTCCGTCATACCCCTGAAGGTTAAAATAGCAATGTTGCGACATATTAACGATAGTCGGCTGGTCGGTAACTGCCTCATATTCTATACGCCAAGTATTATCCGGGGTCCAGTAATAAGTGACTTTACAGTCCAAATTACCAGGATATCCCTCCTCTCCGTCAGGACTGCGACGAGTAAAAACAATGCCAAACGTATCAGAACAATTGACAGGT
The Bacteroides luhongzhouii DNA segment above includes these coding regions:
- a CDS encoding TolC family protein, which encodes MKRLLFIFSFFFLFVLNGNTQEVEILTLEDCLRIGIDNNLSLEGKRKEIQKSKYGVSENRSKLLPQINAMAGYNNNFDPPVSVTDGSSYGVPYNITKTLQHSANAGLEMQMPLFNQTLYTSMSIAKVMEEISRLSYGKAREDVILQISKMYYLGQVTAEQIMLIKANITRLEELRDITQAFFDNGMSMEVDLKRVNINLENLKVQYDNAQAMMKQQLNMLKYIMDYPAEKEIALTPVNADSITTVALTGLSENIYELQLSQSQVQLAERQKKIITNGYIPSLSLTGSWRYAAYTDKGYHWFHSGPSNQWFRSYGVGLTLRIPIFDGLDKTYKIKKAMIDIENRRLAWEDARKNLQTQYLNAVNDLMNNQRNFKKQKDNYLLAEDVYAVTSDRYREGIASMTEVLQDEMQMSEAQNNYISAHYNYRVTNLMLLKLTGQIESLVK
- a CDS encoding YfhO family protein; translation: MKKFLPDLIAILAFIILSFAYFFPADIEGRILFQHDTAAGVGAGQESKEYLERTGERTRWTNSIFGGMPTYQMSPSYDSTTSLKGVEKVYRLFLPDYVVLTFIMMLGFYILLRAFGISAWLAGLGGVMWAFSSYFFILIPAGHIWKFVTLAYIPPTIAGVVLAYRKKYLLGGIITALFIALQIQSNHIQMSYYFMFVILFFVGAYFEDAYKKKELPHFFKASAILALAAVVGVCINISNLYHTYEYSKETMRGKSELKQEGAAASQTSSGLDRDYITNWSYGIGETLTLLVPNVKGGGSGSTMSQSEVAMAKANPMYSGIYSQLPQYFGEQPWTAGPVYVGAFVMFLFVLGCFIVKGPLKWALLGATIFSILLSWGKNFMGLTDFFIDYVPMYNKFRAVSSILVIAEFTIPLLAIFALKEILSKPDTLKLKENRGGVIATLVLTAGVALILAVAPGTFFSSFITTQEMAALKQALPAEHLTPFVTNLTEMREAIIASDAWRSFLIIVIGCVLLFLYQRRKLKASFTLAGIALLCLVDMWSVNKRYLNDEQFVPKSKQTEAFVKTQADEMILQDTTLNYRVLNFIGFPGNTFNENNTAYWHKSVGGYHAAKLRRYQEMIDHHIVPEMQETYQAVATAGGQMDSVDASKFRVLNMLNTKYFIFPAGEQGQAVPVVNPYAYGNAWFVDKVQYVNNANEEIDALNDILPTETAVVDVKFKEQLKGVTEGYKDSLSTIRLTSYEPNRLVYKASTPKDGVVVFSEIYYPGWQATIDGQPVDIARADYILRAINVPAGEHTIEMWFDPQSIQVTESIAYAALALLLIGVMVLAWMQRNRIVKKS
- the ahcY gene encoding adenosylhomocysteinase → MIYNMSTELFSTLPYKVADITLADFGRKEIDLAEKEMPGLMALREKYGESKPLKGARIMGSLHMTIQTAVLIETLVALGAEVRWCSCNIYSTQDHAAAAIAAAGVPVFAWKGETLADYWWCTLQALNFAGGKGPNVIVDDGGDATMMIHVGYDAENNAAVLDKEVHAEDEIELNAILKKVLAEDSTRWHRVAEEVRGVSEETTTGVHRLYQMQEEGKLLFPAFNVNDSVTKSKFDNLYGCRESLADGIKRATDVMIAGKVVVVCGYGDVGKGCSHSMRSYGARVLVTEVDPICALQAAMEGFEVVTMEEACMEGNIFVTTTGNIDIIRIDHMEKMKDQSIVCNIGHFDNEIQVEALKHYPGIKCVNIKPQVDRYYFPDGHSIILLADGRLVNLGCATGHPSFVMSNSFTNQTLAQIELFNKKYDINVYRLPKHLDEEVARLHLEKIGVKLTKLTPEQAAYIGVSVDGPYKADHYRY
- a CDS encoding PAS domain-containing protein codes for the protein MRHYESKTKEELLEIIEQLEEKIDFLSSHSSPPSQKRFRDKYSTRILDALPDMLTVFDHDANIIELASSPATNHVEGINASNITTTNVKDILPEEAYESVRKNMDKVILTGESSTARHDLMLDGVLHHYENRIFPLDNEYLLCMCRDISQQWEAEQTNAQQQKELKAARVKAEESDRLKSAFLANMSHEIRTPLNAIVGFSKLITNATSTEEKNQYAEIIERNSEMLLNLFNDILDLASLEADSLKFNIRPIKLTDICLQLEQQFCHKTQNGVKLILDDVDADMYASGDWNRIIQIISNLLSNATKFTPKGEIHFGYREKEDFVEFYVKDSGIGIPAERVATIFRRFGKVNDFVQGTGLGLTLCRMLVEKMGGRIWLRSQEGQGSRFYFTLPLIRQ